One window from the genome of Entelurus aequoreus isolate RoL-2023_Sb linkage group LG04, RoL_Eaeq_v1.1, whole genome shotgun sequence encodes:
- the syncrip gene encoding heterogeneous nuclear ribonucleoprotein Q isoform X3 has translation MSGDMDSDHVNGNGTEEPMDTTAAVSRSEHFQTLLEAGLQQNVAEKLDELYMAGLVEHSDLDERALEALKEFTEERALQVLVQFKESDLSHVQNKSAYLCGVMKTYRQREKQGTKVSDATKGPDEVKIKHLLDRTDYTLDVTTGQRKYGGPPPESVYTGAQPTVGTEIFIGKIPRDLFEDELVPLFEKAGPIWDLRLMMDPLSGLNRGYAFVTFCAKESAQEAVKLCNDHEIRPGKHIGVCISVANNRLFVGSIPKSKTKEEIMEEFSKVTEGLSDVILYHQPDDKKKNRGFCFLEYEDHKTAAQARRRLMSGKVKVWGNAVTVEWADPIEDPDPEVMAKVKVLFVRNLANDVTEETLEKSFSHFGKLERVKKLKDYAFIHFEERQGAVKALEDLNGKELEGEPIEIVFAKPPDQKRKERKAQRQAAKTQLYDDYYYYSPPSHMTPLTRGRGRGSGRGGYSYSQDYYGYEDYYDYYGYDYNNYRSGYDDPYYGYEDYQSPARGRGGNRGARGGASLGRGRSTTGPPRGRAGFSQRGGSGPVRGGRGARGGLQPRGRGGGKGDEVGPGVSP, from the exons ATGTCGGGGGACATGGACTCAGATCACGTTAACGGCAACGGGACGGAAGAACCAATGGACACAACAGCAGCGGTCTCACGCTCGGAACACTTTCAGACTTTACTGGAAGCTGGCTTGCAGCAGAATGTAGCGGAGAAGCTTGACGAACTCTATATGGCAG GTCTGGTAGAGCACAGTGACCTTGACGAAAGAGCTCTTGAAGCTTTGAAAGAGTTCACGGAGGAGCGGGCCTTGCAGGTTCTGGTCCAATTTAAGGAGAGTGATCTGTCACACGTTCAG AACAAAAGTGCGTATCTGTGTGGAGTGATGAAGACTTACAGGCAGAGAGAAAAACAAGGGACAAAAGTTTCAGATGCCACTAAAGGACCAGATGAGGTGAAAATCAAACATCTCTTGGACAGAACAGACTACACTCTTGATGTCACAACAGGCCAGCGAAAATACGGTGGACCCCCGCCTGAGTCAGTGTACACTGGAGCCCAACCCACCGTGGGAACAGAG ATTTTCATAGGAAAGATTCCCCGTGACTTGTTTGAAGATGAGCTGGTTCCTCTCTTTGAGAAGGCTGGGCCTATCTGGGACTTGCGACTCATGATGGACCCTCTGAGTGGCCTTAACCGAGGTTACGCCTTTGTCACATTCTGCGCCAAAGAGTCTGCTCAGGAGGCGGTGAAGCTG TGCAATGATCACGAGATCCGACCAGGCAAGCACATCGGTGTGTGCATATCTGTGGCCAACAACAGGCTCTTTGTGGGCTCCATCCCCAAAAGCAAAACAAAGGAGGAAATTATGGAAGAGTTCTCCAAAGTCACAG AGGGCCTCAGTGACGTCATACTCTACCATCAGCCTGATGACAAGAAAAAGAACAGAGGTTTCTGCTTCCTGGAATATGAAGACCATAAAACCGCTGCTCAGGCCCGCCGCCGGCTGATGAGCGGCAAGGTGAAGGTTTGGGGCAACGCAGTGACCGTGGAGTGGGCGGACCCCATTGAAGACCCCGATCCTGAAGTCATGGCTAAG GTCAAAGTGTTGTTTGTGCGTAACCTGGCTAACGACGTAACTGAAGAAACCTTGGAGAAGAGCTTCAGCCATTTTGGAAAGCTGGAGCGAGTCAAGAAGCTGAAGGACTACGCCTTCATTCACTTTGAGGAACGCCAAGGTGCCGTGAAG GCGCTGGAGGACTTGAACGGCAAAGAGCTGGAAGGAGAACCCATAGAAATAGTGTTTGCCAAACCGCCTGACCAGAAAAGGAAGGAGCGAAAAGCTCAGAGACAAGCTGCCAAAACCCAATT GTATGACGACTATTACTACTATTCTCCCCCATCCCACATGACTCCTCTTACTAGAGGGCGGGGCCGAGGCAGTGGCCGGGGCGGCTACTCATACTCTCAGGACTACTACGGATACGAGGACTACTATGACTACTATGGCTACGACTATAACAACTACCGCAGTGGCTATGACGACCCCTACTACGGTTACGAAGACTACCAATCCCCGGCCCGAGGACGGGGTGGCAACAGGGGTGCCAGAGGCGGAGCCTCCCTGGGCAGAGGGCGCAGCACAACCGGCCCACCACGAGGCAGAGCCGGCTTCTCCCAGCGCGGCGGATCCGGACCAGTCCGAGGAGGCCGGGGCGCCAGAGGAGGCTTGCAGCCGCGAGGGCGAGGAGGG GGTAAAGGAGATGAGGTCGGACCTGGCGTGTCGCCGTGA
- the syncrip gene encoding heterogeneous nuclear ribonucleoprotein Q isoform X2, with protein MSGDMDSDHVNGNGTEEPMDTTAAVSRSEHFQTLLEAGLQQNVAEKLDELYMAGLVEHSDLDERALEALKEFTEERALQVLVQFKESDLSHVQNKSAYLCGVMKTYRQREKQGTKVSDATKGPDEVKIKHLLDRTDYTLDVTTGQRKYGGPPPESVYTGAQPTVGTEIFIGKIPRDLFEDELVPLFEKAGPIWDLRLMMDPLSGLNRGYAFVTFCAKESAQEAVKLCNDHEIRPGKHIGVCISVANNRLFVGSIPKSKTKEEIMEEFSKVTEGLSDVILYHQPDDKKKNRGFCFLEYEDHKTAAQARRRLMSGKVKVWGNAVTVEWADPIEDPDPEVMAKVKVLFVRNLANDVTEETLEKSFSHFGKLERVKKLKDYAFIHFEERQGAVKALEDLNGKELEGEPIEIVFAKPPDQKRKERKAQRQAAKTQLYDDYYYYSPPSHMTPLTRGRGRGSGRGGYSYSQDYYGYEDYYDYYGYDYNNYRSGYDDPYYGYEDYQSPARGRGGNRGARGGASLGRGRSTTGPPRGRAGFSQRGGSGPVRGGRGARGGLQPRGRGGQGKGDEVGPGVSP; from the exons ATGTCGGGGGACATGGACTCAGATCACGTTAACGGCAACGGGACGGAAGAACCAATGGACACAACAGCAGCGGTCTCACGCTCGGAACACTTTCAGACTTTACTGGAAGCTGGCTTGCAGCAGAATGTAGCGGAGAAGCTTGACGAACTCTATATGGCAG GTCTGGTAGAGCACAGTGACCTTGACGAAAGAGCTCTTGAAGCTTTGAAAGAGTTCACGGAGGAGCGGGCCTTGCAGGTTCTGGTCCAATTTAAGGAGAGTGATCTGTCACACGTTCAG AACAAAAGTGCGTATCTGTGTGGAGTGATGAAGACTTACAGGCAGAGAGAAAAACAAGGGACAAAAGTTTCAGATGCCACTAAAGGACCAGATGAGGTGAAAATCAAACATCTCTTGGACAGAACAGACTACACTCTTGATGTCACAACAGGCCAGCGAAAATACGGTGGACCCCCGCCTGAGTCAGTGTACACTGGAGCCCAACCCACCGTGGGAACAGAG ATTTTCATAGGAAAGATTCCCCGTGACTTGTTTGAAGATGAGCTGGTTCCTCTCTTTGAGAAGGCTGGGCCTATCTGGGACTTGCGACTCATGATGGACCCTCTGAGTGGCCTTAACCGAGGTTACGCCTTTGTCACATTCTGCGCCAAAGAGTCTGCTCAGGAGGCGGTGAAGCTG TGCAATGATCACGAGATCCGACCAGGCAAGCACATCGGTGTGTGCATATCTGTGGCCAACAACAGGCTCTTTGTGGGCTCCATCCCCAAAAGCAAAACAAAGGAGGAAATTATGGAAGAGTTCTCCAAAGTCACAG AGGGCCTCAGTGACGTCATACTCTACCATCAGCCTGATGACAAGAAAAAGAACAGAGGTTTCTGCTTCCTGGAATATGAAGACCATAAAACCGCTGCTCAGGCCCGCCGCCGGCTGATGAGCGGCAAGGTGAAGGTTTGGGGCAACGCAGTGACCGTGGAGTGGGCGGACCCCATTGAAGACCCCGATCCTGAAGTCATGGCTAAG GTCAAAGTGTTGTTTGTGCGTAACCTGGCTAACGACGTAACTGAAGAAACCTTGGAGAAGAGCTTCAGCCATTTTGGAAAGCTGGAGCGAGTCAAGAAGCTGAAGGACTACGCCTTCATTCACTTTGAGGAACGCCAAGGTGCCGTGAAG GCGCTGGAGGACTTGAACGGCAAAGAGCTGGAAGGAGAACCCATAGAAATAGTGTTTGCCAAACCGCCTGACCAGAAAAGGAAGGAGCGAAAAGCTCAGAGACAAGCTGCCAAAACCCAATT GTATGACGACTATTACTACTATTCTCCCCCATCCCACATGACTCCTCTTACTAGAGGGCGGGGCCGAGGCAGTGGCCGGGGCGGCTACTCATACTCTCAGGACTACTACGGATACGAGGACTACTATGACTACTATGGCTACGACTATAACAACTACCGCAGTGGCTATGACGACCCCTACTACGGTTACGAAGACTACCAATCCCCGGCCCGAGGACGGGGTGGCAACAGGGGTGCCAGAGGCGGAGCCTCCCTGGGCAGAGGGCGCAGCACAACCGGCCCACCACGAGGCAGAGCCGGCTTCTCCCAGCGCGGCGGATCCGGACCAGTCCGAGGAGGCCGGGGCGCCAGAGGAGGCTTGCAGCCGCGAGGGCGAGGAGGG CAGGGTAAAGGAGATGAGGTCGGACCTGGCGTGTCGCCGTGA
- the syncrip gene encoding heterogeneous nuclear ribonucleoprotein Q isoform X1, whose product MSGDMDSDHVNGNGTEEPMDTTAAVSRSEHFQTLLEAGLQQNVAEKLDELYMAGLVEHSDLDERALEALKEFTEERALQVLVQFKESDLSHVQNKSAYLCGVMKTYRQREKQGTKVSDATKGPDEVKIKHLLDRTDYTLDVTTGQRKYGGPPPESVYTGAQPTVGTEIFIGKIPRDLFEDELVPLFEKAGPIWDLRLMMDPLSGLNRGYAFVTFCAKESAQEAVKLCNDHEIRPGKHIGVCISVANNRLFVGSIPKSKTKEEIMEEFSKVTEGLSDVILYHQPDDKKKNRGFCFLEYEDHKTAAQARRRLMSGKVKVWGNAVTVEWADPIEDPDPEVMAKVKVLFVRNLANDVTEETLEKSFSHFGKLERVKKLKDYAFIHFEERQGAVKALEDLNGKELEGEPIEIVFAKPPDQKRKERKAQRQAAKTQLYDDYYYYSPPSHMTPLTRGRGRGSGRGGYSYSQDYYGYEDYYDYYGYDYNNYRSGYDDPYYGYEDYQSPARGRGGNRGARGGASLGRGRSTTGPPRGRAGFSQRGGSGPVRGGRGARGGLQPRGRGGVRGARGGRGGNVGGKRKADGYNQPDSKRRQTNYQNWGSRPIAQQPLQGGDHSGNYSGYKSINQEFYQDSFGQQWK is encoded by the exons ATGTCGGGGGACATGGACTCAGATCACGTTAACGGCAACGGGACGGAAGAACCAATGGACACAACAGCAGCGGTCTCACGCTCGGAACACTTTCAGACTTTACTGGAAGCTGGCTTGCAGCAGAATGTAGCGGAGAAGCTTGACGAACTCTATATGGCAG GTCTGGTAGAGCACAGTGACCTTGACGAAAGAGCTCTTGAAGCTTTGAAAGAGTTCACGGAGGAGCGGGCCTTGCAGGTTCTGGTCCAATTTAAGGAGAGTGATCTGTCACACGTTCAG AACAAAAGTGCGTATCTGTGTGGAGTGATGAAGACTTACAGGCAGAGAGAAAAACAAGGGACAAAAGTTTCAGATGCCACTAAAGGACCAGATGAGGTGAAAATCAAACATCTCTTGGACAGAACAGACTACACTCTTGATGTCACAACAGGCCAGCGAAAATACGGTGGACCCCCGCCTGAGTCAGTGTACACTGGAGCCCAACCCACCGTGGGAACAGAG ATTTTCATAGGAAAGATTCCCCGTGACTTGTTTGAAGATGAGCTGGTTCCTCTCTTTGAGAAGGCTGGGCCTATCTGGGACTTGCGACTCATGATGGACCCTCTGAGTGGCCTTAACCGAGGTTACGCCTTTGTCACATTCTGCGCCAAAGAGTCTGCTCAGGAGGCGGTGAAGCTG TGCAATGATCACGAGATCCGACCAGGCAAGCACATCGGTGTGTGCATATCTGTGGCCAACAACAGGCTCTTTGTGGGCTCCATCCCCAAAAGCAAAACAAAGGAGGAAATTATGGAAGAGTTCTCCAAAGTCACAG AGGGCCTCAGTGACGTCATACTCTACCATCAGCCTGATGACAAGAAAAAGAACAGAGGTTTCTGCTTCCTGGAATATGAAGACCATAAAACCGCTGCTCAGGCCCGCCGCCGGCTGATGAGCGGCAAGGTGAAGGTTTGGGGCAACGCAGTGACCGTGGAGTGGGCGGACCCCATTGAAGACCCCGATCCTGAAGTCATGGCTAAG GTCAAAGTGTTGTTTGTGCGTAACCTGGCTAACGACGTAACTGAAGAAACCTTGGAGAAGAGCTTCAGCCATTTTGGAAAGCTGGAGCGAGTCAAGAAGCTGAAGGACTACGCCTTCATTCACTTTGAGGAACGCCAAGGTGCCGTGAAG GCGCTGGAGGACTTGAACGGCAAAGAGCTGGAAGGAGAACCCATAGAAATAGTGTTTGCCAAACCGCCTGACCAGAAAAGGAAGGAGCGAAAAGCTCAGAGACAAGCTGCCAAAACCCAATT GTATGACGACTATTACTACTATTCTCCCCCATCCCACATGACTCCTCTTACTAGAGGGCGGGGCCGAGGCAGTGGCCGGGGCGGCTACTCATACTCTCAGGACTACTACGGATACGAGGACTACTATGACTACTATGGCTACGACTATAACAACTACCGCAGTGGCTATGACGACCCCTACTACGGTTACGAAGACTACCAATCCCCGGCCCGAGGACGGGGTGGCAACAGGGGTGCCAGAGGCGGAGCCTCCCTGGGCAGAGGGCGCAGCACAACCGGCCCACCACGAGGCAGAGCCGGCTTCTCCCAGCGCGGCGGATCCGGACCAGTCCGAGGAGGCCGGGGCGCCAGAGGAGGCTTGCAGCCGCGAGGGCGAGGAGGGGTACGTGGTGCGCGGGGCGGCCGCGGTGGAAATGTGGGAGGAAAGCGCAAAGCTGATGGGTACAACCAGCCCGATTCCAAGCGGCGCCAGACCAATTATCAGAACTGGGGCTCCCGACCCATTGCTCAACAACCGCTCCAAGGTGGTGATCATTCTGGTAACTATTCCGGGTACAAATCGATCAACCAGGAATTTTATCAGGATTCTTTTGGGCAGcagtggaagtaa